In a single window of the Nicotiana tomentosiformis chromosome 10, ASM39032v3, whole genome shotgun sequence genome:
- the LOC104109349 gene encoding putative pentatricopeptide repeat-containing protein At1g74580 isoform X1 gives MSAAVLPKHVAAVLKCQKNPLRALEIFNSVKKEYGFNHNLSTYKCMVEKLGCYGEFKEMEGVIEEARQKIDNMLLEGVYITAIRSYGKKGKVQEAVDVFEKMDFFNCQPSVHSYNTIMNVLVEHGFFKQAHKVYMRMLEKGISPDVYTFTIRIKSFCRTNRPHVALRLLNNMPDQGCEFNAVAYCTVIGGFYEVNCRVEACELFDEMLRLGITPDVTTFNKLICTLCKKGDVQESERLLNKIMKRGVFPNLFTCNVLIQGLSERGQLNEAARMLGTLNKEGLNADVVTYNTLICGLCKHSKVAEAESYLHKMVNGGFEPDAFTYNTIIGAYCKLGMIQKADRILNYAVFKGFVPDEFTLCSLIYGLCQDGDFNRAKSLFNEATGKGMQCNVILYNTLIKGMCQQGLILEALKLMTEMPEKGCRPDTWTYNLIINGLCKMGCVSDASNILNVAVAKGTLPDIFTFNTLIDGYCKQSKLADAIEILNTMWDHDVVPDVITYNTMLDGLCKLKTSDDVMETFKVMVEKGCVPNIITYNILIESLCKSRKFMKALDLLEDIQSKGLIPDTVTFGTLINGFCENEDLEGAYELFRRMKTQYNCTHTTATYNILISAFAKKLKMDIAEKLFLEMSECGCSPDNYTYRCMIDGFCKVDNSELGYKFLLDNMAKEFLPSKETAGRVINCLCVKNRLLEAVGIIHLMVQKGVVPDVVHTIFEADKKDVAAPKIVVEDLLKKDHITYYAYELLYDGIRDKKLLKKLSTKRKHSTTSHLRIDGNQTKVIWSHDL, from the exons ATGAGTGCTGCTGTGCTTCCTAAACATGTGGCTGCTGTATTAAAATGTCAAAAGAACCCATTAAGGGCACTAGAAATATTCAATTCTGTGAAAAAGGAATATGGGTTTAACCATAATTTGTCTACCTATAAATGTATGGTCGAAAAGCTTGGTTGTTATGGGGAGTTCAAGGAAATGGAAGGCGTCATTGAAGAAGCGAGGCAGAAAATTGATAATATGTTGTTAGAAGGGGTGTACATTACTGCTATTAGAAGTTATGGGAAGAAAGGGAAAGTTCAAGAGGCGGTTGACGTGTTTGAGAAGATGGATTTTTTCAATTGTCAGCCGTCTGTTCATTCGTATAACACGATCATGAATGTATTGGTTGAACATGGGTTTTTTAAACAAGCTCATAAGGTTTATATGAGAATGCTGGAAAAGGGGATTTCTCCTGATGTATATACCTTTACTATTAGGATAAAGTCGTTTTGTAGAACGAACCGGCCTCATGTTGCTTTGAGGCTTTTGAATAACATGCCTGATCAAGGATGCGAATTTAATGCAGTTGCGTACTGTACAGTAATTGGTGGATTTTATGAAGTGAATTGTCGAGTTGAGGCTTGTGAATTGTTCGATGAAATGCTTAGGCTCGGAATAACTCCTGATGTTACTACGTTTAATAAGCTTATCTGTACACTTTGTAAGAAGGGGGACGTCCAAGAAAGTGAAAGGCTTCTTAATAAGATTATGAAAAGAGGAGTGTTTCCAAATCTTTTTACATGTAATGTCTTGATACAAGGTCTTTCTGAGAGAGGCCAACTAAATGAAGCTGCTAGGATGTTAGGGACTTTGAACAAAGAAGGTTTAAATGCTGATGTAGTCACTTATAACACTCTTATATGTGGTTTATGCAAGCACTCCAAGGTTGCTGAAGCTGAGTCTTATTTGCATAAAATGGTGAACGGCGGGTTTGAGCCCGATGCATTCACCTATAACACGATCATTGGCGCATATTGCAAATTGGGTATGATACAGAAAGCGGACAGAATTCTTAATTATGCAGTTTTTAAAGGTTTTGTTCCTGATGAGTTTACTTTGTGCTCCCTTATTTATGGATTATGCCAGGATGGTGACTTTAACAGAGCCAAGAGTTTATTTAATGAAGCCACAGGTAAAGGTATGCAGTGTAATGTAATCCTCTATAATACCTTAATTAAGGGAATGTGTCAGCAGGGACTTATCTTAGAAGCATTGAAGTTGATGACTGAAATGCCTGAGAAAGGTTGCAGGCCTGATACATGGACTTATAATCTGATCATAAATGGTTTGTGCAAGATGGGCTGTGTATCTGATGCTAGTAATATCCTGAATGTTGCCGTGGCCAAAGGGACCCTTCCTGATATTTTCACCTTCAACACCTTGATTGATGGTTATTGCAAACAGTCGAAATTGGCTGATGCAATCGAGATTCTAAATACCATGTGGGATCATGACGTTGTTCCAGATGTGATAACGTATAACACAATGTTGGATGGACTTTGCAAGCTTAAAACTTCTGATGATGTGATGGAAACCTTCAAAGTCATGGTGGAAAAGGGGTGTGTCCCAAACATAATCACATATAATATTCTCATTGAGAGCCTTTGTAAATCAAGAAAGTTTATGAAAGCTTTAGACTTACTTGAGGATATTCAAAGCAAGGGTCTAATTCCTGATACAGTGACTTTTGGCACTTTGATAAATGGGTTTTGTGAGAATGAGGATTTGGAAGGAGCCTATGAGCTATTCAGAAGAATGAAAACACAATATAATTGCACTCATACTACTGCAACGTACAATATTTTGATTAGTGCATTTGCTAAAAAGCTGAAAATGGACATAGCAGAGAAGCTATTTCTTGAGATGAGTGAATGTGGCTGTTCTCCTGACAATTACACCTACCGTTGTATGATAGATGGTTTCTGCAAGGTAGACAACAGCGAATTGGGGTACAAGTTTTTGCTTGACAACATGGCGAAAGAGTTTCTTCCATCAAAAGAAACAGCGGGACGAGTGATCAATTGCCTATGCGTGAAGAACAGGTTGCTCGAAGCAGTTGGTATCATTCATCTCATGGTGCAGAAGGGTGTTGTACCTGATGTGGTCCACACAATTTTTGAAGCAGATAAAAAGGATGTGGCAGCTCCCAAGATCGTTGTGGAAGACTTGCTGAAGAAGGATCATATAACCTATTATGCCTATGAACTCTTATACGATGGGATAAGAGACAAAAAGCTTTTGAAGAAATTATCCACGAAG AGAAAACATTCTACCACTAGTCACTTGAGGATTGATGGCAATCAAACTAAGGTAATATGGAGCCACGATTTGTGA
- the LOC104109349 gene encoding putative pentatricopeptide repeat-containing protein At1g74580 isoform X2, whose product MSAAVLPKHVAAVLKCQKNPLRALEIFNSVKKEYGFNHNLSTYKCMVEKLGCYGEFKEMEGVIEEARQKIDNMLLEGVYITAIRSYGKKGKVQEAVDVFEKMDFFNCQPSVHSYNTIMNVLVEHGFFKQAHKVYMRMLEKGISPDVYTFTIRIKSFCRTNRPHVALRLLNNMPDQGCEFNAVAYCTVIGGFYEVNCRVEACELFDEMLRLGITPDVTTFNKLICTLCKKGDVQESERLLNKIMKRGVFPNLFTCNVLIQGLSERGQLNEAARMLGTLNKEGLNADVVTYNTLICGLCKHSKVAEAESYLHKMVNGGFEPDAFTYNTIIGAYCKLGMIQKADRILNYAVFKGFVPDEFTLCSLIYGLCQDGDFNRAKSLFNEATGKGMQCNVILYNTLIKGMCQQGLILEALKLMTEMPEKGCRPDTWTYNLIINGLCKMGCVSDASNILNVAVAKGTLPDIFTFNTLIDGYCKQSKLADAIEILNTMWDHDVVPDVITYNTMLDGLCKLKTSDDVMETFKVMVEKGCVPNIITYNILIESLCKSRKFMKALDLLEDIQSKGLIPDTVTFGTLINGFCENEDLEGAYELFRRMKTQYNCTHTTATYNILISAFAKKLKMDIAEKLFLEMSECGCSPDNYTYRCMIDGFCKVDNSELGYKFLLDNMAKEFLPSKETAGRVINCLCVKNRLLEAVGIIHLMVQKGVVPDVVHTIFEADKKDVAAPKIVVEDLLKKDHITYYAYELLYDGIRDKKLLKKLSTKVNELLGLRLLAMTRELAHSSEV is encoded by the exons ATGAGTGCTGCTGTGCTTCCTAAACATGTGGCTGCTGTATTAAAATGTCAAAAGAACCCATTAAGGGCACTAGAAATATTCAATTCTGTGAAAAAGGAATATGGGTTTAACCATAATTTGTCTACCTATAAATGTATGGTCGAAAAGCTTGGTTGTTATGGGGAGTTCAAGGAAATGGAAGGCGTCATTGAAGAAGCGAGGCAGAAAATTGATAATATGTTGTTAGAAGGGGTGTACATTACTGCTATTAGAAGTTATGGGAAGAAAGGGAAAGTTCAAGAGGCGGTTGACGTGTTTGAGAAGATGGATTTTTTCAATTGTCAGCCGTCTGTTCATTCGTATAACACGATCATGAATGTATTGGTTGAACATGGGTTTTTTAAACAAGCTCATAAGGTTTATATGAGAATGCTGGAAAAGGGGATTTCTCCTGATGTATATACCTTTACTATTAGGATAAAGTCGTTTTGTAGAACGAACCGGCCTCATGTTGCTTTGAGGCTTTTGAATAACATGCCTGATCAAGGATGCGAATTTAATGCAGTTGCGTACTGTACAGTAATTGGTGGATTTTATGAAGTGAATTGTCGAGTTGAGGCTTGTGAATTGTTCGATGAAATGCTTAGGCTCGGAATAACTCCTGATGTTACTACGTTTAATAAGCTTATCTGTACACTTTGTAAGAAGGGGGACGTCCAAGAAAGTGAAAGGCTTCTTAATAAGATTATGAAAAGAGGAGTGTTTCCAAATCTTTTTACATGTAATGTCTTGATACAAGGTCTTTCTGAGAGAGGCCAACTAAATGAAGCTGCTAGGATGTTAGGGACTTTGAACAAAGAAGGTTTAAATGCTGATGTAGTCACTTATAACACTCTTATATGTGGTTTATGCAAGCACTCCAAGGTTGCTGAAGCTGAGTCTTATTTGCATAAAATGGTGAACGGCGGGTTTGAGCCCGATGCATTCACCTATAACACGATCATTGGCGCATATTGCAAATTGGGTATGATACAGAAAGCGGACAGAATTCTTAATTATGCAGTTTTTAAAGGTTTTGTTCCTGATGAGTTTACTTTGTGCTCCCTTATTTATGGATTATGCCAGGATGGTGACTTTAACAGAGCCAAGAGTTTATTTAATGAAGCCACAGGTAAAGGTATGCAGTGTAATGTAATCCTCTATAATACCTTAATTAAGGGAATGTGTCAGCAGGGACTTATCTTAGAAGCATTGAAGTTGATGACTGAAATGCCTGAGAAAGGTTGCAGGCCTGATACATGGACTTATAATCTGATCATAAATGGTTTGTGCAAGATGGGCTGTGTATCTGATGCTAGTAATATCCTGAATGTTGCCGTGGCCAAAGGGACCCTTCCTGATATTTTCACCTTCAACACCTTGATTGATGGTTATTGCAAACAGTCGAAATTGGCTGATGCAATCGAGATTCTAAATACCATGTGGGATCATGACGTTGTTCCAGATGTGATAACGTATAACACAATGTTGGATGGACTTTGCAAGCTTAAAACTTCTGATGATGTGATGGAAACCTTCAAAGTCATGGTGGAAAAGGGGTGTGTCCCAAACATAATCACATATAATATTCTCATTGAGAGCCTTTGTAAATCAAGAAAGTTTATGAAAGCTTTAGACTTACTTGAGGATATTCAAAGCAAGGGTCTAATTCCTGATACAGTGACTTTTGGCACTTTGATAAATGGGTTTTGTGAGAATGAGGATTTGGAAGGAGCCTATGAGCTATTCAGAAGAATGAAAACACAATATAATTGCACTCATACTACTGCAACGTACAATATTTTGATTAGTGCATTTGCTAAAAAGCTGAAAATGGACATAGCAGAGAAGCTATTTCTTGAGATGAGTGAATGTGGCTGTTCTCCTGACAATTACACCTACCGTTGTATGATAGATGGTTTCTGCAAGGTAGACAACAGCGAATTGGGGTACAAGTTTTTGCTTGACAACATGGCGAAAGAGTTTCTTCCATCAAAAGAAACAGCGGGACGAGTGATCAATTGCCTATGCGTGAAGAACAGGTTGCTCGAAGCAGTTGGTATCATTCATCTCATGGTGCAGAAGGGTGTTGTACCTGATGTGGTCCACACAATTTTTGAAGCAGATAAAAAGGATGTGGCAGCTCCCAAGATCGTTGTGGAAGACTTGCTGAAGAAGGATCATATAACCTATTATGCCTATGAACTCTTATACGATGGGATAAGAGACAAAAAGCTTTTGAAGAAATTATCCACGAAG GTAAATGAACTTCTTGGATTGAGACTACTTGCAATGACAAGAGAGCTTGCCCACAGCTCAGAAGTCTAG